The Pontiella desulfatans sequence GCCCGGGGCAATGTTCGTGTATTTGGTGCTGGATCTCGGTTCGGCCATCATGGGGGCAACGGTGTCGCGCCATACCAAATAATGTGGTGTTTCCTTGTGTGCGGCGGCATCTGCCGGGGTGCGGTACACCTCCACCAGCACGAAGCGGTTGGGATCGGCGTCCTGCAGGAAATCGAACCGTGCAATGCCGGGTTCGAGCATCGAGTTTTTCACATTTTCAAGCGTTGCGGCTTTAAACTCTTCCGTGTTCTCGGGTTTTACATGAATGAATACATGGACAATGAACATGGTGCATCTCCTATAAGGTTAATTCCCTGACTTCGGATCAAGTACCCAGCGTTTGTTATACCAAAAATATTGCTCGGGCGCCTTGAGCACCTCTTTTGAAAAGGCCGCCATGATTTCCTGCATGATGCGCTGCTGGTCGGCTTTCTTGTCCGCTTCCGGATCGGGAAGGATGGGGGCGAGCAGGGTGGCGTCGTGTTGGGTCCATCCGATGCGCCGCGCCATCACCGGGTAGATGGGGCAGTTGGCCAGCTGTGCGAAATGGGCGGCTCCCGGCGCAACGGTTGCCTTGTTGTTGAGATAATCAACCGTTGCACCCTTGCGCACATTGACGTCGGGAAGAATGGCGAGCACCTTGCCCTGCTTGATGCGGTCGACCACGCTTTTCCAGATGTTGGACTCGCGGTAGATCAGCTCCAGGTTGAAGGAGCAGCGCATTTTATTGATGTAGTCGTTCATCAGGGGGTTTTTTTGTTTCCGGACAATCGTGAAGAGGGGAAGACCGATGAGGTCGCCGGCGATGGCCGCAATTTCCCAGTTCCCGAAATGCGCCGTGGTCATGATGAATCCGGATTCGCAGCCCTCCATGATTTTTTTCAGGTCGCCCTCCAGCGACCCCATCGGCTGCTTGCGAATCTTCGCTAGCGTGAGCTTGGGGAAGCGGATCTGTTCGATTGCGGAAAAACACAGGTTGCGCCAGGCCAGCCACGCAATGCGGCGCACCTCCTTTTCCGTCTTCTGTTCGCCGAACACCTCGCGGATGCGGTTGCGCGTCCGCTCCACGTTGACCCGCCCGAGGAAATGCGTCCCCGCCGCCACCAGCCAGGCCAGCCCCAGCGCCGCGCGCAAGGGCAGGATCAGCACCAGTCCGGCAATGCTTCGGAAAAGTAGATATTCAACAACGTGTTTGGGCCTGTGCATCGACTATCCCTTATTCCTCTCCCACTTCCTCGGTTTCGGCGGGAACCGCAGCGGATCGGATTTGGCGGCGACGTAGACCAGCCCCTCGCCGAGGGTTTGCTCGACCTTGCGCTCGAGCTCGGCGCAGGGGCGCACCTTGTAGTCGCCGTCGGTATCCAGGAAAACCTTGGGTCCATCGACAAATTCAATGCACAGGTTCAGGGGCGTGTTCCCGCGGTATTCCTGCACCGCCTCCTTCAGCGTGGCCATCACCTGCTCATTCACCCCCATTTCCGGGAGGTGGATGCTGACGCGGTCGCAGAACATGCCGGCGGCCTGCTCGAGCGGGAAGATTTCCAGCACCTGGAATTTCAGGTCGCCGCTGTCCTCCTCCATCATGATGCCGCCGAACATCATGGTGGCATCATCCACGATGTGGGAGCCGTATTCCTCGTAGGGGTTCGGGAAAATGATGGCGCTGATCGCCCCTTCCAGCCCCTCGATCCGGAAGGTGGCCATTGGCTTCTGGTCTTTCTTCGTGAAGAGCTTGCGCGTTTCCGTGATCATTCCACCCACGCGCGTTCGCTCCCCGGCGGCGAGCTGCTGGATATCCTTCACGCGCTTGAGCGCAAACTTGTTGAGCACCCACTCGAAACGGGCCAGCGGGTGCCCGGAAATGAAGAAGCCGATCAGCTCCTTCTCGGCCGCGAGCATGTCGGACTCGCTCCAGGGTTTGACGTCGGGCAGCTCTTCGTCGGTGCTGCCCGCGGATTCCTCTTCGGCCCCGCCGCCCATCATGTCGAACATCGAGACCTGGCCGGCGGCCTTGTCCTTCAGCGCTTCGGCGGCCCGGCCGATGCAGATGTCGATCCCGTTGAAGAGCCGGGCGCGGTGGATGCCGCAAAAATCGAAGGCCCCGGAGCGGATCAGGCTTTCGATCACCTTCTTGTTGGCGGAGGTGATGCGCGAGCAAAAATCCATCAGGCCGGTGAACGGGCCGTTTTCGTCGCGCTCCCGCACGATTTCCTCCACCACGCCTTCGCCGACGCCCTTGATGGCCGCCATGCCGAAGCGGATGCCGGAGCCGTCCTGCACCGCGTTGAAGCGGCCGATCGACTCGTTGACGCTCGGGGGCAGCACGTCGATGCCCATCTCCTTGGATTCGGCGATGAAGCCGGTCAATTTATCGGAGTTGCCCATTTCCCCCGAGAGCAGGGCAGCCATGAACTCGGCGGGATAGTGCGCCTTCAGCCAGGCCGTCTGGTAGGTCACGAAACCGTAGGCGGTCGAGTGCGACTTGTTGAAGCCGTATTTCGCAAATTCGGTAATGTTGTCGAAAATGCGGTTGGCCAGCTCGGCGCTGATGTCGTTGGTGGCCTTGCAGCCCTCGACGAACTTGCCGCGCTGCTCGGCCATCACCTCGGGTTTTTTCTTGCCCATGGCGCGGCGGAGGATGTCGCCTTGGCCGAGCGAGAAGCCGGCCAGCTTCTGCGCCGCCTGCTGGATCTGCTCCTGGTAGACGATGATGCCGTTGGTTTCCTTCAGGATCGGTTCGAGCAGTTCGTGGTCGTATTCCACCGTTTCCTGCCCATGCTTGCGCTTGGTGTAGGTCGGGATGAACTGCATCGGCCCCGGGCGATAGAGCGCGAGGATGGCGATGATGTCCTCGATGCAGTCGGGGTTCACCTGCCGCAGGGTGTCGCGCATGCCGCCCGATTCCAGCTGGAAGACGCCGACCGTGTCGCCCTTGGCCAGCAGCTCGAAGGTTTTCTGGTCTTCGATGTCGAGCTTTTCGGGGTCGACGTCGATCCCGTGGTTACGTTTGATCAGTGCGCAGGCTTCGTAGATGATCGTCAGGTTTTTCAGCCCCAGGAAGTCCATCTTCAGCAGGCCGATCTCTTCGGTTGGCCCTTTCTCGAACTGGACGACCGTCAGCTTTTCCTTCGGTTCCCTCGTGAGCGGAATGATCTCGATCAGCGGCTTTTCGCCAATCACGACGCCGGCGGCGTGCATGCCGGTGTGGCGGGGCAGGCCTTCGAGCAGGCGCGCATATTTCATGATCCGCCGCGCATCCGGTTCGGTGTCGGTGGCCTGCTTGAATTCGGGGCTTTCGGCCAAGGCCTTTTCCAGGTTGGTCCCCGGCGTGTCCGGAATCATCTTGGCCAGCCGGTCGCAGTAGGGCAGGGGGATTTCGAGCACGCGGCCGAGGTCGCGCATCAGCGTCTTGGCGCCGAGCGTTCCGAAGGTGATGATCTGCGCCACGCAGTCCTCGCCATACTTGTCGCGCACATACTGGATCACCTGCTGGCGCTTCGTCGGGCAGAAGTCGATATCGAAGTCGGGCGGCGATACGCGATCGGGGTTGAGGAAGCGTTCGAAAATGAGGTTGTACTTCAGCGGCTCGATCGTCGTGATCGCCAGCGAATAGGCGAGCAGCGACCCCGCGCCCGACCCGCGGCCCGGCCCGACCGGGATGCCCTGCGCGCGCGCCCACTGGATGAAGTCGGCCACCACGAGGAAATAGTTGATGTAGTTGGTCTTCTTGATCACACTGACTTCATAGTAGAAGCGCTCGTTGATCGTCTGCTCATAGTCGTTCTTCGGGTGGTCCAGGTCGTGGATGTCGTAGAGCTTCCTGAGCCCCTCCTTGCCGAGGTGCACGAGATAGTCGTAGTCCGATGTAAACCCATCGGGCAGCGGGAAGAACGGGAAGTGGAGGTCTTCCGCCTTTTCCGGAAAGAAAAATTCCACGTTGCAGCGCTTGGCAATCTCGACCGTGTTGGAAATCGCCTCCGGGTGGTCGGGGAAGAGGGCGGCCATCTCCTCGCCGCTCTTCATGTAGAACTGGTCGCCTTCGTAGCGGTGGCGCGAGGTGTCGGCCACCAGGTCGCCGCGCTGCAGGCAAATCAAAACATCGTGGGCCTCCGCATGCTCCTGCCGGATATAGTGCACGTCGTTGGTCGCCACCAGCGGGAAGCCGGTGCGCTTGGCAATTTCCAGCATGTTTAGATTGGCGATCTTCTGGTCGGCCAGCCCGTGGTCCTGTAGCTCGAGGAAAAAGTTGTTCGGCCCCAGAATGTCGGTGTATTCCCGCGCCAGCGCCTCGGCCTTATCCAGGTCGCCGTCCTTGCAGGCCTCGGTCACCTCGCCGCGCAGGCAGGCCGCTAGGCCGATCAGTCCTTTCGAATATTTCTTGAGCATCTCCTTGTCGATGCGCGGTTTGTAGTATTGGCCCTCGAGGTGGGCCAGCGACACCAGCCTCACGAGGTTTTCGTAGCCCTCCTGGGTTTCCGCCAGCAGCACCAGATGCATGTTGTTGCGTTGCGAGCTCTTTTCCTCGATCCCGTGGCGCGCCAGATATACCTCGCAACCGATGATCGGCTTGATGCCCGCCGCATAGGCCGCCTTATAGAATTCCACCGCCCCGTACAAGACCCCGTGGTCGGTCATCGCCAGGTAGTCCATGCCCATGTCCTTCGCCGCTTGCAACGCCGGCTTCACCTTCACGGCGGAGTCCAACAGGCTGTAGCAGGTGTGGAAATGCAAATGGCAAAACGGTACTTGGCTCATGAAAAACTCCTAAATCAATCTAAAAAAAGGCAATGCGCGACCCAGCCGGATTCAATCTAACCGCGAAAGAACGCAGAGAACGCAAAATGTATCGCTGGCAGGTCGTCCCGGGTTTCTCTCTGCGTTCCTTGCATTCTTTCGCGGTTCCAAAAGTGCGCCGTGAATTCGCATTGTAGGGAAGATAAAATCCACCCGTTCCAATGAACAGGAGAAAATAAAACCAATGGCTATTCATACATCGAAAGTCCCGTTTTGCAGGGGGTTCTTCCGGATAAGGCCATTCCTTGTAGGTGCTTTTTTATTGAATGGGTCAGATGAGCACGCGGTCAGCGACATGCGCCGTCCTTGCGTCGCGCAAGCTCTTGACTCGCAACTTTGTTGTTTCGCGCATGGCTTGACTTGTTTCATATCTTCTTTAAGGTAGTTTGCGAAAACTGGGAGGGGAAATGATTATGAAGTTCGGCAAGACTGGAAATGCAACGGTTATTCCGTCGGCGGACCTTGGGGCAAGGCAGGGGATTCTTGCGGAATTCTACGAGTATGCTCCGGCCGGCTATCTCATTCTCGATTTCGACGGCCGGATCCTGGAGGCCAACGCCACGGCGGGAACGCTGCTGGGGATGGAGCTGGCGGCCCAGCTCAA is a genomic window containing:
- a CDS encoding putative quinol monooxygenase, encoding MFIVHVFIHVKPENTEEFKAATLENVKNSMLEPGIARFDFLQDADPNRFVLVEVYRTPADAAAHKETPHYLVWRDTVAPMMAEPRSSTKYTNIAPGEHGWDTVSVLNE
- a CDS encoding lysophospholipid acyltransferase family protein; translation: MHRPKHVVEYLLFRSIAGLVLILPLRAALGLAWLVAAGTHFLGRVNVERTRNRIREVFGEQKTEKEVRRIAWLAWRNLCFSAIEQIRFPKLTLAKIRKQPMGSLEGDLKKIMEGCESGFIMTTAHFGNWEIAAIAGDLIGLPLFTIVRKQKNPLMNDYINKMRCSFNLELIYRESNIWKSVVDRIKQGKVLAILPDVNVRKGATVDYLNNKATVAPGAAHFAQLANCPIYPVMARRIGWTQHDATLLAPILPDPEADKKADQQRIMQEIMAAFSKEVLKAPEQYFWYNKRWVLDPKSGN
- the dnaE gene encoding DNA polymerase III subunit alpha, giving the protein MSQVPFCHLHFHTCYSLLDSAVKVKPALQAAKDMGMDYLAMTDHGVLYGAVEFYKAAYAAGIKPIIGCEVYLARHGIEEKSSQRNNMHLVLLAETQEGYENLVRLVSLAHLEGQYYKPRIDKEMLKKYSKGLIGLAACLRGEVTEACKDGDLDKAEALAREYTDILGPNNFFLELQDHGLADQKIANLNMLEIAKRTGFPLVATNDVHYIRQEHAEAHDVLICLQRGDLVADTSRHRYEGDQFYMKSGEEMAALFPDHPEAISNTVEIAKRCNVEFFFPEKAEDLHFPFFPLPDGFTSDYDYLVHLGKEGLRKLYDIHDLDHPKNDYEQTINERFYYEVSVIKKTNYINYFLVVADFIQWARAQGIPVGPGRGSGAGSLLAYSLAITTIEPLKYNLIFERFLNPDRVSPPDFDIDFCPTKRQQVIQYVRDKYGEDCVAQIITFGTLGAKTLMRDLGRVLEIPLPYCDRLAKMIPDTPGTNLEKALAESPEFKQATDTEPDARRIMKYARLLEGLPRHTGMHAAGVVIGEKPLIEIIPLTREPKEKLTVVQFEKGPTEEIGLLKMDFLGLKNLTIIYEACALIKRNHGIDVDPEKLDIEDQKTFELLAKGDTVGVFQLESGGMRDTLRQVNPDCIEDIIAILALYRPGPMQFIPTYTKRKHGQETVEYDHELLEPILKETNGIIVYQEQIQQAAQKLAGFSLGQGDILRRAMGKKKPEVMAEQRGKFVEGCKATNDISAELANRIFDNITEFAKYGFNKSHSTAYGFVTYQTAWLKAHYPAEFMAALLSGEMGNSDKLTGFIAESKEMGIDVLPPSVNESIGRFNAVQDGSGIRFGMAAIKGVGEGVVEEIVRERDENGPFTGLMDFCSRITSANKKVIESLIRSGAFDFCGIHRARLFNGIDICIGRAAEALKDKAAGQVSMFDMMGGGAEEESAGSTDEELPDVKPWSESDMLAAEKELIGFFISGHPLARFEWVLNKFALKRVKDIQQLAAGERTRVGGMITETRKLFTKKDQKPMATFRIEGLEGAISAIIFPNPYEEYGSHIVDDATMMFGGIMMEEDSGDLKFQVLEIFPLEQAAGMFCDRVSIHLPEMGVNEQVMATLKEAVQEYRGNTPLNLCIEFVDGPKVFLDTDGDYKVRPCAELERKVEQTLGEGLVYVAAKSDPLRFPPKPRKWERNKG